One region of Acropora muricata isolate sample 2 chromosome 13, ASM3666990v1, whole genome shotgun sequence genomic DNA includes:
- the LOC136896616 gene encoding uncharacterized protein isoform X1: MLLIPSKVGVYLFVCFSLLVVLKGSEGMKRKKHHHSGGSGSGRDRGSGSGSLASGESDDPNSGSGESGDGTNDHSGNDRGSGRGGRGRGSGRGSGGSGDGGDEEDDGIEHDQGQEVDHCIENPCQNNGSCKNIQNNYTCDCGAQFGGLHCEEVDHCFHNPCQNNGTCKSHHDNYTCDCSGPYKGMNCEELDACFSNPCQNNGVCSGNLTSYSCRCPNGFKGQNCEAVDHCYRGPCLNNGSCINSVDGYQCHCLKGFQGPTCQERDLCFGNPCQNNGTCSANLSSYSCECPNGFEGNSCEVVDHCYNQPCFKRGACVNSVDGYQCNCHEGFQGRNCQEVDHCYGEPCLNNGSCVNSIGGYQCDCLEGFHGLNCQDLDHCVKLPCLHGGNCSSNGSNYSCSCPTGFQGVNCEQATHPCLIDQCYNGTCNTTANGYECICSIGYTGSHCNESLPEPNACLNSECTNGGLCQTKNNTYLCQCLPGFTGRNCEVEDHCYSQPCLNNGSCENSANGYQCKCVMGFQGHNCQELDACLSKPCQNNGTCSGNLSGYSCQCPLRFHGENCEVTDHCYSQPCLNNGSCVNSGVRYQCNCVKGFQGLNCQDLDPCSTSPCLHGGSCNSTGGIYTCSCPAGFHGVNCEQAGDNCVNNPCQNGTCAAKVKGYECICHPGHTGRNCDEELQGQNKSNCSSSQCVNDGKCSESENGYFCDCTRGFYGNRCQFGCGFRELGLRVPSSRRIPDRDITASSQKDEGRSAFRGRIGVQTMGDWEDGWCSSVADTAPYFQVFFGYLTNVTAIETEGVVDGNTDAWVERYYLSTSNSSDQESFVNYTEGGELKIFEANENINGKNVSLNGTSAHYLRIHPVSYNGASACMRIALYGCDSEDFPSLGNLLQSVDDRPEKEENVFDPLYLVIPAALFFGGLLAIALMFCLRLRGKSQRKRGGYSEFDDFDEDGIYETVSCDVPVYEVQTVAIEMGAEEFGSQYGQGVWQDVNTSESLNVQTYHNAIYDRVDSDITVYGNEKATLENCSGSDTMSLSGLSFETVLVEEIYQSPFSDTLRTAKERKRKFYKSRSAYQTLVNEGDMHCNVVTRDNDAQKVIIEIGSNEIEDEGIYEEVSHFTSGKDAGNGKIDIGGKKLDEDDSYDDVVPVKPDSKLSMDIFCKDNKIFGFDRVNTLPSRGTTLKRSKRGRNTLPSGKQSMRLQKHKQSPAGNTMPTTRTALS; encoded by the exons ATGCTGTTGATACCTTCGAAAGTTGGAGTCTACCTCTTCGTTTGCTTCAGCCTTCTAGTCGTTTTGAAAGGAAGCGAAG GGATGAAACGTAAGAAGCACCACCATTCCGGTGGAAGCGGAAGTGGGAGGGACAGAGGAAGCGGAAGTGGCAGCTTAGCCAGCGGTGAAAGTGACGACCCTAACAGTGGCAGTGGTGAAAGCGGTGATGGCACTAACGATCATTCCGGAAATGATAGAGGCAGCGGAAGGGGTGGTAGAGGTAGGGGCTCTGGCCGTGGCAGCGGTGGAAGTGGCGACGGCGGCGATGAGGAAGATGATGGGATCGAGCACGACCAAGGCCAAG AGGTGGACCACTGCATAGAAAATCCCTGCCAAAACAATGGAAGCTGCAAGAACATCCAAAACAACTACACCTGTGATTGCGGAGCCCAGTTTGGAGGACTACATTGTGAAG AAGTGGATCATTGCTTTCATAATCCTTGCCAAAATAATGGAACATGTAAAAGTCACCATGACAACTACACCTGTGATTGCAGCGGACCATATAAAGGAATGAACTGTGAAG AATTGGATGCGTGCTTTAGTAACCCCTGTCAGAACAATGGTGTGTGTTCAGGCAATCTGACTAGCTACAGTTGTCGGTGTCCAAATGGATTTAAAGGCCAAAACTGCGAGG CGGTTGATCACTGCTATCGTGGTCCGTGCTTAAATAATGGATCCTGTATAAACTCTGTCGATGGATATCAGTGTCACTGCCTTAAGGGATTCCAAGGACCAACTTGTCAAG AACGTGATTTATGCTTTGGTAATCCATGCCAGAACAATGGCACATGCTCTGCCAATCTGAGTAGCTACAGCTGTGAATGCCCAAATGGATTTGAAGGAAACAGCTGTGAAG TGGTAGATCATTGCTACAATCAACCATGCTTTAAAAGAGGAGCCTGTGTGAATTCTGTCGATGGATATCAGTGCAACTGTCATGAAGGTTTCCAAGGACGCAATTGCCAAG AGGTAGACCATTGCTATGGTGAGCCATGCTTGAACAATGGTTCTTGTGTAAATTCTATTGGTGGATATCAATGTGATTGTCTTGAGGGATTCCACGGACTAAATTGTCAAG ATTTAGATCATTGTGTGAAATTACCTTGTCTTCATGGAGGGAACTGTAGTAGTAATGGAAGTAATTACAGCTGTTCATGTCCCACAGGATTTCAGGGTGTGAACTGCGAACAAG CAACCCACCCTTGTCTGATTGACCAGTGCTATAACGGCACGTGCAATACCACGGCCAACGGTTATGAATGCATTTGTTCCATTGGCTACACGGGGAGTCACTGTAACGAAAGTTTGCCAG AACCAAACGCTTGCTTGAATAGTGAATGCACAAATGGCGGATTGTGTCAAACGAAAAATAACACTTACTTGTGCCAATGCCTGCCTGGTTTTACAGGAAGAAATTGCGAAG tTGAGGACCACTGTTATAGCCAGCCATGTTTGAACAATGGATCCTGTGAGAATTCTGCGAATGGATACCAATGCAAATGCGTCATGGGATTCCAGGGGCACAATTGTCAAG AATTGGATGCCTGCCTCAGTAAACCTTGTCAGAATAACGGTACATGTTCTGGAAATCTGAGTGGCTACAGCTGTCAGTGTCCACTTAGATTTCACGGCGAGAATTGTGAAG TTACTGATCATTGTTACAGTCAGCCATGTCTAAACAATGGATCCTGTGTGAATTCTGGCGTTCGATACCAATGTAACTGTGTAAAGGGATTCCAGGGACTTAATTGTCAAG ACCTAGATCCCTGCAGCACATCTCCTTGTTTACATGGGGGTAGCTGTAATAGCACTGGAGGTATTTACACTTGTTCGTGCCCCGCTGGTTTTCATGGTGTGAACTGCGAGCAAG CAGGTGATAATTGTGTGAATAATCCTTGTCAAAACGGCACCTGTGCTGCCAAAGTCAAGGGATATGAATGCATCTGTCATCCTGGTCATACAGGAAGAAATTGCGATGAAGAGCTGCAAG GCCAAAATAAAAGCAACTGCTCTTCTTCCCAGTGCGTAAATGACGGAAAATGTTCAGAATCTGAAAATGGTTATTTCTGTGACTGCACACGAGGATTTTATGGAAATCGATGTCAATTTG GTTGTGGCTTTCGAGAGCTTGGACTCCGAGTGCCGAGTAGTCGTCGAATTCCCGACAGAGACATAACAGCCTCTTCTCAGAAAGATGAAGGACGGTCCGCATTTCGTGGTAGGATTGGAGTCCAGACCATGGGTGACTGGGAAGATGGCTGGTGCTCTTCAGTAGCAGATACTGCGCCCTACTTTCAAGTATTCTTCG GTTATCTTACCAATGTGACTGCAATCGAAACCGAAGGGGTCGTAGATGGCAATACGGACGCCTGGGTTGAACGATACTACTTATCAACAAGCAATTCCTCAGATCAGGAGTCGTTTGTTAACTACACTGAAGGAGGAGAATTAAAAATA TTTGAAGCCAACGAAAACATTAATGGCAAGAACGTGTCTCTTAATGGAACAAGTGCCCACTATCTCCGAATTCATCCCGTCAGTTACAACGGCGCCTCTGCTTGTATGCGCATTGCACTTTATGGCTGCGACTCCG AGGATTTTCCTTCATTGGGAAATCTGCTTCAAAGTGTGGACGACAGgccagaaaaggaagaaaacgtGTTTGATCCCCTTTATTTAG TAATTCCCGCTGCTCTTTTCTTCGGAGGCCTGCTTGCAATTGCCTTGATGTTTTGCTTACGTTTGCGTGG AAAATCTCAAAGAAAAAGAGGAGGTTATTCAGAGTTTGATGACTTTGATGAAGATGGAATTTATGAAACAGTATCATGCGATGTGCCAGTGTACGAGGTGCAGACCGTCGCCATAGAGATGGGAGCAGAGGAGTTTGGTAGCCAATATGGTCAAGGCGTGTGGCAGGATGTAAACACCTCTGAATCGCTTAATGTGCAAACATATCATAATGCCATATACGATAGAGTAGACAGTGATATAACAGTGTATGGTAACGAAAAGGCAACACTAGAAAACTGCTCAGGAAGCGACACGATGTCTCTCAGTGGCCTGTCATTTGAAACAGTACTCGTCGAAGAAATTTACCAATCCCCTTTCTCCGATACCTTACGCACCGCTAAggagagaaaaaggaaattttatAAATCTAGATCTGCTTACCAAACTCTTGTAAATGAAGGTGATATGCATTGCAATGTTGTGACAAGAGATAATGATGCACAAAAGGTTATCATTGAGATTGGGTCTAACGAAATTGAGGATGAAGGTATTTACGAAGAGGTTTCCCATTTCACAAGTGGTAAAGATGCTGGGAATGGAAAGATCGACATTGGAGGAAAGAAATTGGACGAGGATGATTCTTACGACGATGTCGTTCCTGTAAAGCCTGACAGCAAGCTGTCGATGGACATTTTCTGTAAAGATAACAAG ATATTTGGTTTCGATCGTGTGAACACACTACCAAGTAGAGGAACTACATTAAAGCGCAGCAAACGAGGAAGGAATACACTTCCAAGTGGAAAGCAATCAATGCGACTGCAAAAACACAAACAGTCACCTGCAGGAAACACAATGCCGACCACAAGAACCGCCTTAAGTTAG
- the LOC136896616 gene encoding uncharacterized protein isoform X2 gives MLLIPSKVGVYLFVCFSLLVVLKGSEGMKRKKHHHSGGSGSGRDRGSGSGSLASGESDDPNSGSGESGDGTNDHSGNDRGSGRGGRGRGSGRGSGGSGDGGDEEDDGIEHDQGQEVDHCIENPCQNNGSCKNIQNNYTCDCGAQFGGLHCEEVDHCFHNPCQNNGTCKSHHDNYTCDCSGPYKGMNCEELDACFSNPCQNNGVCSGNLTSYSCRCPNGFKGQNCEAVDHCYRGPCLNNGSCINSVDGYQCHCLKGFQGPTCQERDLCFGNPCQNNGTCSANLSSYSCECPNGFEGNSCEVVDHCYNQPCFKRGACVNSVDGYQCNCHEGFQGRNCQEVDHCYGEPCLNNGSCVNSIGGYQCDCLEGFHGLNCQDLDHCVKLPCLHGGNCSSNGSNYSCSCPTGFQGVNCEQATHPCLIDQCYNGTCNTTANGYECICSIGYTGSHCNESLPEPNACLNSECTNGGLCQTKNNTYLCQCLPGFTGRNCEVEDHCYSQPCLNNGSCENSANGYQCKCVMGFQGHNCQELDACLSKPCQNNGTCSGNLSGYSCQCPLRFHGENCEVTDHCYSQPCLNNGSCVNSGVRYQCNCVKGFQGLNCQDLDPCSTSPCLHGGSCNSTGGIYTCSCPAGFHGVNCEQGDNCVNNPCQNGTCAAKVKGYECICHPGHTGRNCDEELQGQNKSNCSSSQCVNDGKCSESENGYFCDCTRGFYGNRCQFGCGFRELGLRVPSSRRIPDRDITASSQKDEGRSAFRGRIGVQTMGDWEDGWCSSVADTAPYFQVFFGYLTNVTAIETEGVVDGNTDAWVERYYLSTSNSSDQESFVNYTEGGELKIFEANENINGKNVSLNGTSAHYLRIHPVSYNGASACMRIALYGCDSEDFPSLGNLLQSVDDRPEKEENVFDPLYLVIPAALFFGGLLAIALMFCLRLRGKSQRKRGGYSEFDDFDEDGIYETVSCDVPVYEVQTVAIEMGAEEFGSQYGQGVWQDVNTSESLNVQTYHNAIYDRVDSDITVYGNEKATLENCSGSDTMSLSGLSFETVLVEEIYQSPFSDTLRTAKERKRKFYKSRSAYQTLVNEGDMHCNVVTRDNDAQKVIIEIGSNEIEDEGIYEEVSHFTSGKDAGNGKIDIGGKKLDEDDSYDDVVPVKPDSKLSMDIFCKDNKIFGFDRVNTLPSRGTTLKRSKRGRNTLPSGKQSMRLQKHKQSPAGNTMPTTRTALS, from the exons ATGCTGTTGATACCTTCGAAAGTTGGAGTCTACCTCTTCGTTTGCTTCAGCCTTCTAGTCGTTTTGAAAGGAAGCGAAG GGATGAAACGTAAGAAGCACCACCATTCCGGTGGAAGCGGAAGTGGGAGGGACAGAGGAAGCGGAAGTGGCAGCTTAGCCAGCGGTGAAAGTGACGACCCTAACAGTGGCAGTGGTGAAAGCGGTGATGGCACTAACGATCATTCCGGAAATGATAGAGGCAGCGGAAGGGGTGGTAGAGGTAGGGGCTCTGGCCGTGGCAGCGGTGGAAGTGGCGACGGCGGCGATGAGGAAGATGATGGGATCGAGCACGACCAAGGCCAAG AGGTGGACCACTGCATAGAAAATCCCTGCCAAAACAATGGAAGCTGCAAGAACATCCAAAACAACTACACCTGTGATTGCGGAGCCCAGTTTGGAGGACTACATTGTGAAG AAGTGGATCATTGCTTTCATAATCCTTGCCAAAATAATGGAACATGTAAAAGTCACCATGACAACTACACCTGTGATTGCAGCGGACCATATAAAGGAATGAACTGTGAAG AATTGGATGCGTGCTTTAGTAACCCCTGTCAGAACAATGGTGTGTGTTCAGGCAATCTGACTAGCTACAGTTGTCGGTGTCCAAATGGATTTAAAGGCCAAAACTGCGAGG CGGTTGATCACTGCTATCGTGGTCCGTGCTTAAATAATGGATCCTGTATAAACTCTGTCGATGGATATCAGTGTCACTGCCTTAAGGGATTCCAAGGACCAACTTGTCAAG AACGTGATTTATGCTTTGGTAATCCATGCCAGAACAATGGCACATGCTCTGCCAATCTGAGTAGCTACAGCTGTGAATGCCCAAATGGATTTGAAGGAAACAGCTGTGAAG TGGTAGATCATTGCTACAATCAACCATGCTTTAAAAGAGGAGCCTGTGTGAATTCTGTCGATGGATATCAGTGCAACTGTCATGAAGGTTTCCAAGGACGCAATTGCCAAG AGGTAGACCATTGCTATGGTGAGCCATGCTTGAACAATGGTTCTTGTGTAAATTCTATTGGTGGATATCAATGTGATTGTCTTGAGGGATTCCACGGACTAAATTGTCAAG ATTTAGATCATTGTGTGAAATTACCTTGTCTTCATGGAGGGAACTGTAGTAGTAATGGAAGTAATTACAGCTGTTCATGTCCCACAGGATTTCAGGGTGTGAACTGCGAACAAG CAACCCACCCTTGTCTGATTGACCAGTGCTATAACGGCACGTGCAATACCACGGCCAACGGTTATGAATGCATTTGTTCCATTGGCTACACGGGGAGTCACTGTAACGAAAGTTTGCCAG AACCAAACGCTTGCTTGAATAGTGAATGCACAAATGGCGGATTGTGTCAAACGAAAAATAACACTTACTTGTGCCAATGCCTGCCTGGTTTTACAGGAAGAAATTGCGAAG tTGAGGACCACTGTTATAGCCAGCCATGTTTGAACAATGGATCCTGTGAGAATTCTGCGAATGGATACCAATGCAAATGCGTCATGGGATTCCAGGGGCACAATTGTCAAG AATTGGATGCCTGCCTCAGTAAACCTTGTCAGAATAACGGTACATGTTCTGGAAATCTGAGTGGCTACAGCTGTCAGTGTCCACTTAGATTTCACGGCGAGAATTGTGAAG TTACTGATCATTGTTACAGTCAGCCATGTCTAAACAATGGATCCTGTGTGAATTCTGGCGTTCGATACCAATGTAACTGTGTAAAGGGATTCCAGGGACTTAATTGTCAAG ACCTAGATCCCTGCAGCACATCTCCTTGTTTACATGGGGGTAGCTGTAATAGCACTGGAGGTATTTACACTTGTTCGTGCCCCGCTGGTTTTCATGGTGTGAACTGCGAGCAAG GTGATAATTGTGTGAATAATCCTTGTCAAAACGGCACCTGTGCTGCCAAAGTCAAGGGATATGAATGCATCTGTCATCCTGGTCATACAGGAAGAAATTGCGATGAAGAGCTGCAAG GCCAAAATAAAAGCAACTGCTCTTCTTCCCAGTGCGTAAATGACGGAAAATGTTCAGAATCTGAAAATGGTTATTTCTGTGACTGCACACGAGGATTTTATGGAAATCGATGTCAATTTG GTTGTGGCTTTCGAGAGCTTGGACTCCGAGTGCCGAGTAGTCGTCGAATTCCCGACAGAGACATAACAGCCTCTTCTCAGAAAGATGAAGGACGGTCCGCATTTCGTGGTAGGATTGGAGTCCAGACCATGGGTGACTGGGAAGATGGCTGGTGCTCTTCAGTAGCAGATACTGCGCCCTACTTTCAAGTATTCTTCG GTTATCTTACCAATGTGACTGCAATCGAAACCGAAGGGGTCGTAGATGGCAATACGGACGCCTGGGTTGAACGATACTACTTATCAACAAGCAATTCCTCAGATCAGGAGTCGTTTGTTAACTACACTGAAGGAGGAGAATTAAAAATA TTTGAAGCCAACGAAAACATTAATGGCAAGAACGTGTCTCTTAATGGAACAAGTGCCCACTATCTCCGAATTCATCCCGTCAGTTACAACGGCGCCTCTGCTTGTATGCGCATTGCACTTTATGGCTGCGACTCCG AGGATTTTCCTTCATTGGGAAATCTGCTTCAAAGTGTGGACGACAGgccagaaaaggaagaaaacgtGTTTGATCCCCTTTATTTAG TAATTCCCGCTGCTCTTTTCTTCGGAGGCCTGCTTGCAATTGCCTTGATGTTTTGCTTACGTTTGCGTGG AAAATCTCAAAGAAAAAGAGGAGGTTATTCAGAGTTTGATGACTTTGATGAAGATGGAATTTATGAAACAGTATCATGCGATGTGCCAGTGTACGAGGTGCAGACCGTCGCCATAGAGATGGGAGCAGAGGAGTTTGGTAGCCAATATGGTCAAGGCGTGTGGCAGGATGTAAACACCTCTGAATCGCTTAATGTGCAAACATATCATAATGCCATATACGATAGAGTAGACAGTGATATAACAGTGTATGGTAACGAAAAGGCAACACTAGAAAACTGCTCAGGAAGCGACACGATGTCTCTCAGTGGCCTGTCATTTGAAACAGTACTCGTCGAAGAAATTTACCAATCCCCTTTCTCCGATACCTTACGCACCGCTAAggagagaaaaaggaaattttatAAATCTAGATCTGCTTACCAAACTCTTGTAAATGAAGGTGATATGCATTGCAATGTTGTGACAAGAGATAATGATGCACAAAAGGTTATCATTGAGATTGGGTCTAACGAAATTGAGGATGAAGGTATTTACGAAGAGGTTTCCCATTTCACAAGTGGTAAAGATGCTGGGAATGGAAAGATCGACATTGGAGGAAAGAAATTGGACGAGGATGATTCTTACGACGATGTCGTTCCTGTAAAGCCTGACAGCAAGCTGTCGATGGACATTTTCTGTAAAGATAACAAG ATATTTGGTTTCGATCGTGTGAACACACTACCAAGTAGAGGAACTACATTAAAGCGCAGCAAACGAGGAAGGAATACACTTCCAAGTGGAAAGCAATCAATGCGACTGCAAAAACACAAACAGTCACCTGCAGGAAACACAATGCCGACCACAAGAACCGCCTTAAGTTAG
- the LOC136896617 gene encoding uncharacterized protein isoform X1, which translates to MEHEPNRSVLTRLIVFTMVTLFGQSANTAGCRIEELGVKVPSRQRIPDKYMTSSTQLNKNYQAFRGRIGIKRIGSLADAWCSSEADSAPYIQVYFEFLTKVKVIESEGVDVDGDNMWIRSYAVSTSNDSVVGWMYHGSSVTQLWANTDIHGTNVTLNDSWAHFIRIHPKQHIGKWTCMRIALYGCQNEQQVHTIDKDVFKDAQLAKTPHQETLLLVLPAVVFIFIVTAGFMCLFRRYRARRKAETKQSALAETNNGIKSIVIYEDPPPYESQTVSLHFGNDVNLELGREISSEMPAFTESNKIFSFERGQSH; encoded by the exons ATGGAACACGAGCCCAATCGGAGTGTTTTAACACGTCTAATTGTCTTCACTATGGTTACTTTATTTGGACAAAGTGCAAATACTGCAG GATGCAGAATAGAAGAGCTAGGAGTGAAAGTCCCAAGCAGGCAACGTATTCCAGATAAATACATGACGTCATCGACACAGCTAAACAAGAACTATCAAGCCTTCCGTGGTCGCATAGGTATAAAAAGGATAGGATCACTAGCGGATGCTTGGTGTTCTTCAGAAGCTGACTCAGCACCGTATATACAAGTATATTTTG aaTTTTTAACAAAGGTCAAAGTTATAGAATCCGAAGGAGTAGATGTTGATGGAGACAACATGTGGATTCGCAGTTACGCTGTGTCCACAAGTAACGACTCCGTAGTAGGCTGGATGTATCACGGAAGTAGTGTGACACAG CTTTGGGCCAACACTGACATCCATGGCACAAACGTAACTTTGAATGACTCGTGGGCACATTTCATACGCATTCATCCCAAACAGCACATTGGAAAGTGGACTTGTATGCGCATTGCATTGTATGGTTGCCAGAATG AGCAACAGGTTCATACGATTGACAAAGATGTTTTTAAAGATGCACAACTAGCGAAAACTCCTCATCAAGAAACTCTTCTGTTAG TCTTACCCGCCGTGGTGTTTATCTTCATCGTTACGGCTGGATTCATGTGCCTTTTCCGTCGATACAG GGCTCGTCGTAAAGCAGAAACGAAGCAAAGCGCGCTGGCGGAAACCAATAATGGAATAAAGAGCATTGTCATATACGAAGATCCACCTCCTTATGAATCTCAAACGGTGTCGCTACATTTTGGAAATGATGTGAACCTCGAGCTCGGAAGGGAAATATCCTCAGAAATGCCAGCCTTTACTGAGAGCAACAAG atattttcatttgaaaggGGACAATCACATTAA
- the LOC136896617 gene encoding uncharacterized protein isoform X2 has translation MTSSTQLNKNYQAFRGRIGIKRIGSLADAWCSSEADSAPYIQVYFEFLTKVKVIESEGVDVDGDNMWIRSYAVSTSNDSVVGWMYHGSSVTQLWANTDIHGTNVTLNDSWAHFIRIHPKQHIGKWTCMRIALYGCQNEQQVHTIDKDVFKDAQLAKTPHQETLLLVLPAVVFIFIVTAGFMCLFRRYRARRKAETKQSALAETNNGIKSIVIYEDPPPYESQTVSLHFGNDVNLELGREISSEMPAFTESNKIFSFERGQSH, from the exons ATGACGTCATCGACACAGCTAAACAAGAACTATCAAGCCTTCCGTGGTCGCATAGGTATAAAAAGGATAGGATCACTAGCGGATGCTTGGTGTTCTTCAGAAGCTGACTCAGCACCGTATATACAAGTATATTTTG aaTTTTTAACAAAGGTCAAAGTTATAGAATCCGAAGGAGTAGATGTTGATGGAGACAACATGTGGATTCGCAGTTACGCTGTGTCCACAAGTAACGACTCCGTAGTAGGCTGGATGTATCACGGAAGTAGTGTGACACAG CTTTGGGCCAACACTGACATCCATGGCACAAACGTAACTTTGAATGACTCGTGGGCACATTTCATACGCATTCATCCCAAACAGCACATTGGAAAGTGGACTTGTATGCGCATTGCATTGTATGGTTGCCAGAATG AGCAACAGGTTCATACGATTGACAAAGATGTTTTTAAAGATGCACAACTAGCGAAAACTCCTCATCAAGAAACTCTTCTGTTAG TCTTACCCGCCGTGGTGTTTATCTTCATCGTTACGGCTGGATTCATGTGCCTTTTCCGTCGATACAG GGCTCGTCGTAAAGCAGAAACGAAGCAAAGCGCGCTGGCGGAAACCAATAATGGAATAAAGAGCATTGTCATATACGAAGATCCACCTCCTTATGAATCTCAAACGGTGTCGCTACATTTTGGAAATGATGTGAACCTCGAGCTCGGAAGGGAAATATCCTCAGAAATGCCAGCCTTTACTGAGAGCAACAAG atattttcatttgaaaggGGACAATCACATTAA